The Sebastes umbrosus isolate fSebUmb1 chromosome 4, fSebUmb1.pri, whole genome shotgun sequence genome has a window encoding:
- the syt19 gene encoding synaptotagmin-2, whose translation MDYPAPVELLSAAGELSMPFSDAVKYCILGISVTLLLLALGILAWQAFRCCTQRHTTYTRQDPVNSDLPYSDEKSTEAGNYSGAPCTRVENVNADVRRLSRCLSQASFPSSGSSQADGDMGEQANIKKVDGSLCFSIYYDQLQSQLVVTILQVEGLLEHSQTRSLQPFVKLRLMWAGSEAVEVEDCTDEEGERTAPVLWTVLQEWRTRIVKGSCNPLFGDQFSCALQKDKELHHINLRMEVRDFDKFSRHTVLGEVRVPLGQLNISYPLELQEDLKIPQKDLVGEVLLSLKFLPTSQRLEVGLLKVRTVLTEICSNAVLYARISVQCNQCKLRYQKSSAVARCLMTVFNEVLMFSLPEFPLDQCKISVSVYETHTTRKKTKTLIGQLTVGKEKRSEDKHWSLMMRSVRQPVAKWHGLLI comes from the exons ATGGACTATCCAGCCCCTGTGGAGCTGCTGTCGGCCGCTGGAGAGCTGAGTATGCCATTCTCAGACGCGGTCAAGTATTGCATCCTGGGAATCTCGGTCACTCTTCTCCTGCTTGCGCTGGGCATCTTGGCATGGCAGGCCTTCAGATgctgcacacagagacacaccacATACACACGGCAAGATCCTG TGAACAGTGATCTGCCGTACTCGGACGAAAAGTCAACAGAAGCAGGAAACTACTCAGGAGCTCCATGTACTAGG GTGGAGAATGTCAACGCAGACGTCCGCAGGCTGAGTCGCTGTCTGTCTCAGGCCTCGTTTCCCTCCTCAGGATCCAGCCAGGCAGACGGAGACATGGGGGAGCAGGCCAACATTAAAAAG GTCGATGGATCGCTATGTTTTTCCATCTATTATGACCAACTGCAGTCCCAGCTGGTGGTCACCATCTTGCAGGTGGAGGGGCTCCTGGAGCACAGCCAGACGCGCAGCCTCCAGCCATTTGTTAAGCTAAGACTCATGTGGGCAGGTTCAGAGGCAGTGGAAGTGGAGGACTGTACGGATGAGGAG GGTGAAAGGACTGCACCTGTCCTGTGGACTGTGCTGCAGGAGTGGCGGACTCGCATTGTGAAAGGCAGCTGTAACCCTTTATTTGGAGACCAGTTCAGCTGTGCTCTGCAAAAGGATAAGGAGCTTCATCACATCAACCTCAGGATGGAG GTGAGGGACTTTGATAAATTCTCCAGGCACACAGTGTTAGGAGAGGTGAGGGTTCCTCTAGGCCAGCTCAACATCTCCTACCCTCTGGAGCTCCAAGAAGATCTGAAGATACCCCAGAAG GATCTTGTAGGAGAGGTGCTTCTGTCTTTAAAGTTTCTTCCCACTTCTCAGAGGCTTGAGGTTGGACTGCTAAAGGTTAGAACGGTCCTCActgaaatatgctcaaatgcaG TGCTGTACGCCAGGATCAGTGTGCAGTGCAACCAGTGCAAGTTGAGGTACCAAAAATCCTCTGCAGTGGCCCGCTGCCTGATGACTGTCTTCAATGAGGTCCTCATGTTCTCACTGCCAGAGTTTCCTCTGGATCAGTGTAAAATATCGGTTTCTGTGTATGAGACTCACACGACTAGGAAAAAAACCAAAACTCTGATCGGACAGTTGACTGTGGGGAAAGAGAAGAGATCAGAAGACAAGCACTGGAGCTTAATGATGCGCTCAGTCCGCCAGCCAGTAGCAAAGTGGCATGGCCTACTGATCTGA